In the genome of Clostridiisalibacter paucivorans DSM 22131, the window TTCGTTGTATTTTGTAATAGCACTGTTAAGGATTTGACTAGCTGCAATAACATCTGGATCTTGTAAATTCCAATCCTTTTTTTCAATCATCTTATTTAAATTATTTCTCAATTCTTCAATATCATTGAGCAAATCCTGAAGTTCAGACATGTTTATAACCTCCTAAATATAAATTATA includes:
- a CDS encoding aspartyl-phosphate phosphatase Spo0E family protein, whose protein sequence is MSELQDLLNDIEELRNNLNKMIEKKDWNLQDPDVIAASQILNSAITKYNEIIKNKL